In Aureibaculum algae, the following are encoded in one genomic region:
- a CDS encoding beta-N-acetylhexosaminidase, with protein sequence MKNKIFYPYFLIICIGLVSLTSCETKKPAIPRDLAKQQLIPKPVNVNATGSSFEINGNTSIQYQSDEVQPIATYLAEILRPATGFEIPVKVMDSKPSSDHIFLTLTDSITSNEGYELITKENGIVIKANKPAGLFYGVQTLRQLLPASIEKGTKVSDTLLVATGIITDSPSYGYRGVMLDVSRHFFGVDDVKRVIDLLSIYKMNRLHLHLSDDQGWRIEIKSWPNLTKHGGSSEVGGGEGGFYTQEQYKDIVKYAQDRFITIVPEIDMPGHTNAALASYPELNCNGKAPELYHGTNVGFSTLCIDKEITYKFIDDVFGELAAMTPGEYIHIGGDESHVTPLKDFIPFINRAQKIVEKHGKKVIGWDEIAHAELLPNTVVQYWSKGENAIKGIGQGAKVLMSPATKAYLDMQYDSITPIGLHWAAYIEVDEAYNWDLATFEEGISKENIIGIDAPLWTETVQTMDDIEYLVFPRVLGLAEIGWTPTSQRNWNEYKVRLGNHKDRLEALDINYYPSTRVPWKSVSVQNDSIIKK encoded by the coding sequence ATGAAAAATAAAATATTTTACCCTTATTTCTTAATTATTTGCATCGGACTTGTTAGCTTAACTTCTTGTGAAACTAAAAAACCAGCTATTCCTAGAGATTTAGCGAAGCAACAATTGATACCAAAACCAGTCAATGTTAATGCTACTGGTAGTTCATTTGAAATAAATGGCAATACCTCTATTCAGTATCAATCTGATGAAGTACAACCTATTGCAACCTATCTTGCTGAAATTTTACGTCCAGCTACAGGCTTTGAGATTCCAGTAAAAGTAATGGATTCTAAACCATCATCTGATCATATATTTTTAACCCTAACAGACAGTATTACGTCAAATGAAGGTTATGAATTAATAACTAAAGAAAACGGTATCGTAATCAAAGCAAATAAACCTGCAGGTTTGTTTTATGGTGTACAAACGTTGCGACAATTATTACCGGCAAGTATTGAAAAAGGCACTAAAGTATCTGATACCTTGTTAGTGGCTACAGGAATAATTACAGATAGTCCATCATACGGTTATCGTGGTGTAATGCTAGATGTATCTCGTCACTTTTTTGGTGTTGATGATGTGAAAAGAGTAATTGATTTACTTTCAATTTATAAAATGAATAGATTGCATTTGCACCTTTCTGACGACCAAGGGTGGCGAATAGAAATAAAATCATGGCCAAACTTAACTAAGCACGGTGGAAGCTCGGAAGTAGGAGGTGGAGAAGGAGGGTTTTATACCCAAGAGCAATATAAAGACATCGTTAAATATGCTCAAGATCGTTTTATAACTATTGTTCCAGAAATAGATATGCCAGGTCATACTAATGCGGCATTGGCTTCTTATCCAGAATTAAACTGTAATGGTAAAGCACCAGAATTATACCATGGAACAAATGTTGGATTCAGCACATTATGCATAGATAAAGAAATTACGTATAAATTTATTGATGATGTTTTTGGTGAATTAGCAGCTATGACTCCGGGAGAGTATATTCATATTGGCGGTGACGAATCTCATGTTACTCCGTTAAAAGATTTTATTCCATTTATTAATAGAGCTCAGAAAATTGTTGAAAAACACGGTAAAAAAGTCATCGGTTGGGATGAAATAGCACATGCTGAGTTATTACCAAATACAGTGGTGCAATATTGGTCAAAAGGCGAAAATGCTATAAAAGGTATTGGGCAAGGTGCAAAAGTATTAATGTCTCCAGCAACAAAGGCCTATTTAGATATGCAATATGATTCTATTACTCCAATCGGTCTACATTGGGCAGCTTATATAGAGGTTGATGAAGCTTATAATTGGGATTTAGCCACTTTTGAGGAAGGAATATCGAAAGAAAATATAATAGGTATAGATGCTCCTTTGTGGACTGAAACAGTTCAAACTATGGACGATATTGAGTACTTGGTCTTTCCTAGAGTTTTAGGTTTGGCAGAAATTGGATGGACACCAACGTCTCAAAGAAATTGGAATGAGTACAAAGTGAGACTGGGTAATCACAAAGATAGGTTAGAAGCTTTAGATATAAATTATTATCCCTCAACCCGTGTTCCTTGGAAATCTGTTTCAGTTCAAAATGATAGCATTATAAAAAAATAA
- a CDS encoding CIA30 family protein, protein MVLFDFNKNTDISHWKVTNDAVMGGKSNGQFILDNEGNGVYKGEVSLENNGGFSSVKTTFEPKNIADFNTFILKIKGDGKAYQFRIKSDSSQRHSYIYKFDTTGDWQTIEIPLSDLHPVFRGRKLDLPNFCDHLLAVVTFLIANKKNESFQLKIASIDLK, encoded by the coding sequence ATGGTACTGTTTGATTTTAATAAAAATACCGATATCTCTCATTGGAAAGTTACCAATGATGCCGTTATGGGAGGTAAATCGAACGGGCAATTTATTCTTGATAATGAAGGTAATGGTGTTTATAAAGGAGAAGTGTCATTAGAAAATAATGGCGGATTTTCTTCTGTGAAAACTACTTTTGAACCAAAAAATATTGCGGACTTCAATACTTTTATTTTAAAAATTAAGGGAGATGGTAAAGCATATCAATTTAGAATAAAATCAGATTCATCTCAGCGTCATTCCTATATTTATAAATTTGATACAACTGGTGATTGGCAAACTATAGAAATTCCTTTATCTGATTTGCACCCTGTATTTAGAGGGAGAAAGTTAGATTTGCCAAATTTTTGTGATCACCTATTGGCGGTAGTAACTTTTCTTATTGCCAATAAGAAAAATGAATCTTTTCAATTAAAAATAGCGAGTATTGATTTAAAATAA
- a CDS encoding TonB-dependent receptor plug domain-containing protein — protein MLQRKVGAILLFCLLCSVFTNAQKDTVNLKEVIVTSNRISIPYFKTSRTINLITAKEIKNSTATNVVEVLQQIAGIDVRQRGVDGTQADLYIRGGSFDQTLILIDGIKMDDAQTGHHTMNAMVALDNIERIEVIKGPAARVFGQNAFAGAINIVTKKIQSNALTASLGYGSYNNLKASAGYRKAFTNGGGFQIHAQKQKSDGYRTNSDFDNTSVFLKSQVKNYNFLVSLSERKFGAENFYTSNPDWKEYEETETSLFAVSSVYRAKNLIIKPRIYWRRNQDIFLLKRYEPSFFRNLHITNKIAAETNFELTSDLGKTGFGIDLNKVFLSSNNLGDRDRFMLTSFLEHRFEIGDLDLTPGLAFTYFSDFDAQIFPGLDVGYGVTDHIKLYGNIGYTYRIPTFTDLYYSDPGTEGNSDLKPESALSEEIGFKYTTEKFQVNVAVFNRTSDDLIDYTKEIEADKWKAQNFSKINTKGFETSVNYNFEVSNYNQNIKLGYNFIDDDIKDVNVAFTRYGLNSLKHQFTSSIHTQFLSFLDQSISFRFVERTNGQTYNLVDFKVRAKFNNLEISAKANNIFNTDYIEQGLVPMPKGNFMFGLTYNLY, from the coding sequence ATGTTACAAAGAAAAGTAGGTGCCATATTATTGTTTTGTTTATTATGTAGTGTCTTTACGAATGCACAAAAGGATACCGTAAATTTGAAAGAAGTAATTGTTACGTCAAACAGAATATCAATACCTTATTTTAAAACTTCAAGAACAATAAATCTTATAACTGCAAAAGAAATAAAAAACTCGACAGCAACAAATGTTGTAGAAGTTTTGCAGCAGATAGCGGGTATTGATGTCAGACAACGGGGTGTAGATGGTACGCAAGCAGATCTTTACATTAGGGGTGGTAGCTTTGATCAGACACTTATTTTAATTGATGGCATAAAAATGGATGATGCCCAGACAGGTCACCATACAATGAATGCAATGGTAGCCTTAGATAATATTGAACGTATTGAAGTTATTAAAGGTCCAGCTGCTAGAGTATTTGGACAAAACGCCTTTGCTGGAGCTATAAATATTGTGACTAAAAAAATCCAATCAAATGCATTGACAGCATCGCTTGGGTATGGTTCTTATAATAATTTAAAGGCTTCTGCAGGTTATAGAAAAGCTTTTACAAATGGAGGAGGTTTTCAAATTCATGCACAAAAACAAAAATCGGATGGGTATAGAACAAATTCTGATTTTGATAACACTTCTGTATTTTTAAAATCACAAGTTAAAAATTATAATTTTTTAGTGTCTTTAAGTGAGCGAAAATTTGGTGCAGAAAATTTTTACACATCAAATCCTGATTGGAAAGAATATGAAGAAACAGAAACAAGTTTATTTGCAGTTTCTTCTGTGTACAGAGCTAAGAATTTGATCATAAAGCCAAGAATTTATTGGAGAAGAAATCAAGATATATTTTTATTGAAAAGATATGAGCCTAGCTTTTTTAGGAATTTGCATATCACAAATAAAATTGCGGCTGAAACTAATTTTGAACTGACCTCTGATTTGGGGAAAACGGGATTTGGAATAGACTTAAATAAAGTGTTTTTGTCAAGTAATAATTTAGGTGATCGTGATCGATTTATGTTAACTTCATTTTTAGAACATCGTTTTGAAATTGGTGATTTAGATCTAACGCCGGGATTAGCATTTACCTATTTTTCTGATTTTGATGCTCAAATATTTCCTGGTTTAGATGTTGGATATGGGGTGACAGATCATATAAAGTTATATGGAAATATTGGCTATACCTATCGGATACCAACTTTTACAGATTTATATTATTCTGATCCTGGTACTGAAGGTAATTCTGATTTAAAGCCTGAATCTGCCTTGTCTGAAGAAATTGGATTTAAGTATACCACTGAAAAATTTCAGGTTAATGTTGCTGTTTTTAACCGGACTTCTGATGATTTAATTGATTATACCAAAGAGATTGAAGCAGATAAATGGAAAGCTCAAAATTTTAGTAAAATAAATACCAAAGGATTTGAAACTTCAGTTAATTATAATTTTGAAGTTAGTAATTATAATCAAAATATAAAATTAGGTTATAATTTTATAGATGACGATATAAAAGATGTAAACGTTGCATTTACCAGATATGGATTAAATAGTTTAAAGCATCAATTTACTTCTAGCATACATACACAATTTTTGTCTTTTTTAGACCAAAGTATTAGTTTTAGATTTGTGGAAAGAACCAATGGACAAACTTATAATTTGGTTGATTTTAAGGTAAGAGCCAAGTTCAATAATTTAGAAATTTCGGCTAAGGCTAATAATATTTTTAATACAGATTATATAGAGCAAGGTTTGGTGCCTATGCCAAAAGGAAATTTTATGTTTGGGTTAACCTATAATTTATATTAA
- a CDS encoding serine hydrolase, producing MRFLVLFVFVFSIACSQPNRSPLEQALASENQKIRAVMDSLEQYEVQILYTEIIRDEANRPSFKDDSFQVNDSNYFYPASTVKFPTTILALEKLNEDDRFDRNTNFFVEGDSLITTFGNEIKKIFAVSDNTSNNRLFEYLGQDEMNNRLESKGISARISHRLSIPNSDELTTKSLVFYLNDSTTTPTVSIINKPLVPLTINKLSKGVGYLDDDELINEPMDFSFKNYLPITSLHNTMKQLMFPELYSKEKQFHLTESDREFLISMMKLTPKEAGYKGDAYYDSYVNFLVFGGDKSPMPDTIEIYNKVGYAYGYLTDCAYIKNKETNKEYIITATIHTNKNKIYNDGIYETESVGIPFLAELGRQLVKI from the coding sequence ATGAGATTTTTAGTGTTATTTGTGTTTGTCTTTAGTATTGCTTGCTCGCAACCCAATAGAAGTCCTCTGGAACAAGCTCTAGCGTCTGAAAATCAAAAAATTCGTGCTGTAATGGATAGCTTAGAGCAGTATGAAGTACAAATTTTATATACAGAAATAATTAGAGATGAAGCTAATCGACCTTCATTTAAAGATGATAGTTTTCAGGTTAATGATAGTAATTATTTTTATCCCGCAAGTACAGTAAAATTTCCAACTACAATTTTGGCTTTGGAAAAGCTAAATGAAGATGATCGTTTTGACAGAAACACCAATTTTTTTGTTGAAGGCGATTCTCTAATCACAACATTTGGTAATGAAATTAAGAAAATATTTGCAGTTAGTGACAATACGTCTAACAATAGGTTATTTGAATATTTAGGGCAAGATGAAATGAATAATCGATTAGAAAGTAAAGGTATAAGTGCTCGTATTTCACATAGATTATCAATACCAAATTCAGATGAGCTAACTACAAAATCACTGGTTTTTTATTTAAATGATAGTACCACAACCCCTACAGTGTCTATAATTAATAAACCTTTAGTACCACTAACTATTAATAAACTAAGTAAAGGGGTAGGCTATTTAGATGATGATGAGTTGATAAATGAACCGATGGATTTTTCTTTTAAAAATTATTTACCTATTACTTCATTGCATAATACGATGAAGCAATTGATGTTTCCTGAACTATATTCTAAAGAAAAACAATTTCATTTAACAGAAAGTGACAGAGAATTTTTAATCAGTATGATGAAACTAACACCAAAAGAAGCAGGTTATAAAGGTGATGCTTATTATGATAGTTATGTGAATTTTTTGGTATTTGGAGGTGATAAATCTCCAATGCCTGATACTATCGAAATTTATAATAAGGTGGGGTATGCCTATGGTTATTTGACTGATTGTGCATATATCAAAAACAAAGAAACAAATAAGGAATACATTATTACCGCCACTATTCATACCAACAAAAATAAAATTTATAATGATGGTATTTATGAAACAGAATCCGTTGGAATTCCTTTTTTGGCTGAGTTAGGTAGGCAGTTGGTTAAAATATAA
- a CDS encoding SGNH/GDSL hydrolase family protein: MKPTIFLLLMFSFLPNNKVSAQDWPNLTKFKIDNARIEKEANSESRIVFMGNSITEGWLKLDTAFFDNKNYINRGISGQTTPQMLLRFRADVINLKPKVVVILAGTNDIAGNTGPMSFDMIMDNMKSMCELAKANAIKVVLSSVLPAYDYPWRKGLNPNEKIPELNKLLKAYANEQGMVYLDYFSAMVDDENGLKKTFTADGVHPNKEGYQIMGPLAKIAIEKALKK; this comes from the coding sequence ATGAAACCAACTATATTTTTACTACTCATGTTTTCATTTCTTCCAAATAATAAAGTATCTGCTCAAGATTGGCCTAACCTCACTAAATTCAAAATAGACAACGCTCGAATAGAAAAAGAAGCCAATAGTGAAAGTCGTATTGTGTTTATGGGTAACTCAATTACGGAAGGGTGGCTGAAATTAGATACTGCTTTTTTTGACAATAAAAATTATATAAACAGGGGGATAAGTGGTCAAACTACACCGCAGATGTTACTAAGATTTAGGGCTGATGTAATTAATTTGAAACCTAAAGTTGTGGTAATTCTTGCGGGTACAAATGATATTGCTGGCAATACAGGACCAATGAGTTTCGATATGATTATGGATAACATGAAGTCTATGTGTGAGTTGGCAAAAGCTAATGCTATCAAAGTTGTACTATCTTCGGTACTTCCTGCTTATGATTATCCTTGGCGAAAAGGACTCAATCCAAATGAAAAGATTCCCGAATTAAATAAACTATTAAAAGCATATGCTAATGAACAAGGCATGGTCTATTTAGATTATTTTTCAGCGATGGTTGACGATGAAAACGGATTGAAAAAAACATTCACTGCTGACGGTGTGCACCCAAATAAAGAAGGTTATCAAATTATGGGGCCTCTTGCTAAAATAGCTATTGAAAAAGCCTTAAAAAAATAA
- a CDS encoding DEAD/DEAH box helicase encodes MTFKDLGIVEPILKALNEKGYTHPTPIQEQAIPILLKGKDLMGCAQTGTGKTAAFAIPIIQHIYNNNQKGRDSKKIKALVVTPTRELAIQIFDNFKIYGKNTGIKCNVIFGGVKQHAQTAALRQGVDVLVATPGRLLDLMNQGFISLRDIEYFVLDEADQMLDMGFIHDIKKILAKLPQKRQSLFFSATMPKSIVELSRKILGNFETVTIKPEQATAEKVEQAIYFVHKKAKIKLLVHILETQSINSTLVFSRTKHGANKIVKLLDKEGINSAAIHGNKSQGARVKALEGFKDGKIKVLVATDIAARGIDIDELALVVNYDLPNIAETYVHRIGRTGRAKASGIAVSFCDQEERTYLRDIEKLIKQKIPVISEHPFINFKDDNPESDEKPRQRSRSNNSSNRDSRNGNKIKKNPNNKRRESNSRNR; translated from the coding sequence ATGACATTTAAAGACTTAGGCATTGTTGAGCCAATATTAAAAGCCTTAAACGAAAAAGGCTATACACACCCAACACCAATTCAAGAACAAGCTATCCCCATTTTATTAAAAGGTAAAGACCTAATGGGCTGTGCACAAACAGGTACCGGTAAAACGGCCGCGTTTGCCATTCCTATTATACAACATATTTATAATAACAACCAAAAAGGTAGAGATTCTAAAAAAATTAAAGCCCTTGTAGTTACACCAACTCGTGAGTTAGCTATTCAGATATTTGACAATTTTAAAATCTACGGTAAAAATACAGGTATCAAATGCAATGTTATTTTTGGTGGAGTAAAACAACATGCCCAAACTGCAGCTCTTCGACAAGGAGTTGATGTACTTGTGGCAACACCAGGTAGATTATTAGATTTGATGAACCAAGGTTTTATCAGCTTAAGAGATATTGAGTATTTTGTATTAGATGAGGCAGATCAGATGTTAGACATGGGGTTTATACACGATATTAAAAAAATATTAGCCAAATTACCTCAAAAAAGGCAATCGCTTTTCTTTTCAGCAACAATGCCTAAAAGTATTGTAGAATTATCTAGAAAAATATTGGGTAATTTTGAAACGGTGACGATAAAACCAGAACAAGCCACTGCCGAAAAAGTGGAGCAAGCTATTTATTTTGTCCACAAAAAAGCAAAAATAAAATTATTAGTACATATACTTGAAACGCAGTCCATTAATTCTACATTGGTGTTTTCAAGAACCAAGCATGGTGCCAATAAAATTGTAAAGTTGTTGGATAAAGAAGGAATTAATTCAGCAGCTATCCACGGTAATAAATCGCAAGGAGCAAGGGTAAAAGCATTAGAAGGTTTTAAAGATGGTAAAATAAAAGTGCTAGTTGCAACTGACATTGCAGCAAGAGGTATTGATATTGATGAACTGGCCTTAGTTGTAAATTATGATTTGCCAAATATTGCAGAAACGTATGTGCACAGAATAGGTAGAACAGGACGTGCTAAGGCAAGTGGTATTGCTGTTTCATTTTGCGATCAAGAAGAAAGAACCTACTTACGTGATATTGAAAAATTAATCAAACAGAAAATACCTGTGATATCAGAACATCCTTTTATTAATTTTAAAGATGATAATCCAGAAAGTGATGAAAAGCCAAGACAACGTTCTAGATCTAATAATTCATCTAACAGAGATAGTCGTAATGGGAATAAAATCAAGAAAAATCCTAATAACAAAAGGCGTGAGTCAAACTCTAGGAATAGATAA
- a CDS encoding glycoside hydrolase family 18 protein, protein MKQISILLFLIILFLSCTKSNKEEEIEVQVDNAYRVIAYVHGWNDILVTHKEKANQITHINYAFANIKDGKVIEGNSSDTETLEKIIQLKLVNPDLKILISVGGWSWSKNFSDAVLTEQSREVFANSAIAFMQKHNIDGIDLDWEYPGQIGDNNTFRPEDKENFTSILKLIREKLEAIKPKTYLLTIATGANQAYLDHTDMTKAHQYLDFINIMTYDYYTGGSNSTGHHSNLFSSPLNPNGVSSAKAIEEHVNAGIPIRKLVLGVPFYGRWWKGVNSENNGLYQDSSGERGSYNFKEIEENYIDNNGFVALWDDKAKAPYLWNATEIQFVTYENSKSLKFKIDYIKEKKMGGVMFWQLNLDSGTLLNTISDNLK, encoded by the coding sequence ATGAAACAAATTTCAATTCTATTATTTCTAATTATTCTCTTTTTAAGCTGTACCAAGTCAAATAAAGAAGAGGAAATTGAGGTTCAAGTTGATAACGCCTATAGGGTTATTGCTTATGTTCATGGATGGAACGATATTTTAGTAACACACAAAGAAAAAGCCAATCAAATAACCCATATTAATTATGCCTTTGCCAATATTAAAGATGGTAAAGTCATTGAAGGTAATAGTTCTGATACAGAAACTTTAGAAAAGATAATTCAATTAAAATTGGTAAATCCCGATTTGAAAATCCTAATTTCTGTGGGAGGATGGTCTTGGTCTAAAAATTTTTCAGATGCGGTTTTAACGGAACAATCCAGAGAGGTTTTCGCGAATAGTGCCATTGCTTTCATGCAGAAACATAATATTGACGGAATTGATTTAGATTGGGAGTATCCCGGGCAAATTGGCGATAACAATACCTTTAGACCAGAGGATAAAGAGAATTTCACCTCAATTTTAAAGTTAATTAGAGAAAAGTTAGAAGCTATTAAGCCGAAAACATACCTTTTAACAATCGCTACAGGAGCCAATCAAGCCTATTTGGACCATACAGATATGACAAAAGCTCATCAATATTTAGATTTTATAAATATTATGACTTATGATTATTATACTGGTGGGTCAAATAGTACTGGTCATCATTCAAACTTATTTTCTTCGCCATTGAACCCTAATGGAGTTAGTTCTGCGAAAGCTATAGAAGAACATGTAAACGCAGGAATTCCAATAAGGAAATTAGTGTTAGGAGTTCCATTTTATGGAAGATGGTGGAAAGGTGTAAATTCAGAAAATAACGGATTATATCAAGACTCTTCGGGCGAAAGAGGAAGTTACAACTTCAAAGAAATTGAAGAAAATTACATTGATAATAATGGATTTGTTGCTCTTTGGGATGATAAAGCTAAAGCACCTTATTTATGGAATGCGACAGAAATTCAATTTGTGACCTATGAAAATTCCAAATCATTAAAATTTAAAATTGATTATATTAAAGAAAAGAAAATGGGTGGTGTAATGTTCTGGCAATTGAACCTAGATAGTGGTACGTTGCTAAATACTATTTCAGATAACTTAAAATAA
- a CDS encoding alkaline phosphatase D family protein: protein MHKQLTFLILAVIVISFKVPAQKEITKIAFGSCGHETHPLPIFDVVVKHNPDYFIFLGDNIYGDTKDMDLLKTKYQKLADKPTFQNLKKNTEILATWDDHDYGWNDAGRHYSHKKESKEIFLDFFEEPRNSERRNHEGIYTSYLKEIGNKKIQIILLDVRTFRDDIKRNEGEFKDDKRYFYKLDYAPYQTADSTFLGAKQWKWLEKELKKPADIRIIGSGSQFGIEFNGYEGWTNFPHEQKRLLNLIKKTKASGVLFITGDVHYAEISKLKDPDLYPIYDVTSSGLSSTWHFATPNKNRIEGPVMENHFGLISIDWSLKIPEIKMEVWDVNDNQRFEYTINLADISFN, encoded by the coding sequence ATGCATAAACAACTTACGTTTCTTATTCTCGCAGTAATTGTAATTTCATTTAAAGTCCCGGCACAAAAGGAAATTACCAAAATAGCATTTGGTTCCTGTGGACATGAGACACATCCTTTACCTATTTTTGATGTTGTGGTAAAACATAACCCTGATTATTTTATTTTTTTAGGTGATAATATCTATGGAGATACAAAAGATATGGATCTGTTAAAAACAAAATATCAAAAGCTGGCTGATAAACCTACCTTTCAAAACCTTAAAAAGAATACTGAAATTTTAGCTACTTGGGACGATCATGATTATGGATGGAACGATGCCGGTCGACATTATTCTCATAAGAAAGAATCGAAAGAAATATTTCTCGATTTTTTTGAGGAACCCAGAAATTCTGAGCGTAGAAATCATGAAGGTATTTACACATCATATTTAAAAGAGATCGGCAACAAAAAAATACAAATCATTCTATTAGATGTTCGTACGTTTAGAGATGATATTAAAAGAAACGAAGGAGAATTTAAAGATGATAAGCGGTATTTTTATAAACTTGATTATGCTCCGTATCAAACTGCTGATTCTACTTTTTTAGGTGCTAAGCAATGGAAATGGTTAGAAAAAGAATTAAAAAAACCAGCAGATATAAGAATAATAGGTTCCGGTTCACAATTTGGTATTGAATTTAATGGATATGAAGGTTGGACTAATTTTCCGCATGAACAGAAAAGATTACTAAACCTTATTAAAAAGACAAAAGCAAGTGGAGTCCTATTTATTACTGGGGATGTACATTATGCAGAAATTTCAAAACTTAAAGACCCAGATCTTTACCCCATATATGATGTAACTTCAAGTGGATTGTCATCAACTTGGCATTTTGCAACACCCAATAAAAATAGAATTGAAGGTCCAGTAATGGAAAATCATTTTGGCCTAATCAGCATTGATTGGTCATTGAAAATTCCAGAAATAAAAATGGAAGTTTGGGATGTTAACGATAATCAAAGGTTTGAATACACCATCAATTTGGCAGATATTAGTTTTAATTAA